ctccagaaaCTGGGCTAAAAATTGAGTTTTTGAGCTAGGAAGTATTTGTGTCGTGACTGGGCGTATTGATACACCCTCCAAAGTGTaagttaataacttcaccatgctcagagggatattcaatgtctgctttttataaCAAAATTTCCCATCTtccaataggttcccttctttgcaaggcaaagtggttgtggttgaatctatgtttgaaattcactgctcgactgagggaccttacagaaaattgttaaacactattattgcacacagagtgagtccatgttttattcacatttttacttatgaacttatttaggcttgccatgacaaAGGGGTTTAATACTTATTgaaaagacatttcagctttttattttctatttatttgTAAACAATTCaaaaaacattattccactttgacaatatGAGGAATTGTcttggccagtgacacaacaaaATTTGAAAagggtcaaggggtgtgaacactttctgaaggcagtatTCTTGTATGGTTATGTACATAGATAGCTAAGGTTTTTAATGTTGGTGAGGTCATATATTTCCAAGTAAAATGAAGCTATGCTAGCTTCCGCTAGCAAGCTAGCCGATAGCAGAATTAAGGAAAATTAAATGGAACATTTGATCCTATTAAGAAAATGGATATCTGTTAAGGAAACATATATTTCAAAATGGTATTTCTCCATTAAAATGACCTAGGGGAGTGTCAGTTTTAAAGTAACAGGGTCTCCCAGTTTGACAGTAGGCAATtggcagcagcataccaccctgaatcccactgctggcttgcctctgataCACAgagttggtcctggttggtccctgggTGGGAGACCAGATTATGCTGGAAGCACTGTTGGAGGGCCAGTACAAGGCACTCTTTACAcgggtcaacaacaacaacaaaaatatcccttgccccagggcagtgattggggacattgccctgtgtagggtgccttcttttggatgggacgttaaacaggtgtcctgactctctgtggtcactaaagatcccatggcactcaTCGTAAGAGCAGGGGTGTTAACCCTCGGCATTCTGGCCAAATTCCCAATCTGGACctcatcatggccacctaattatCCCcggcttccaattggctcattcataccctgtaactattccccaggtcgttgctgtaaatgacaatgtgttctcagtcaacttacctggtaaaataattaTTGTACAAATAATGGGAAACTGCCAAAATTGTAATATTTTAAAAAGGTGAGAGTACTGTAGTACAAAAACCACTTACAGTCATTTTGATTCTCAATCACATCCCATTACAAAATATGTTGTAATGAGACAGTGAATATCCTTCCTTCATGTTTTATAACCTTAACATGATTTACCTCAGAACACTGTCATTTTACTTACCATTATGCCTCTGTTATTCCACGGGATGCCACACCCACAATGATGATGTCATACCCATTGAACCCATTGTTTATCATCAATATTTGATGGGTATTGATTGTTGATTATGTTATTGTACATATTTAAAGATATCTATTACAAAGCTTAAGAGTCCTACTTTTGTCTGTGTCCCATTTAACCAACACTCACCCTATATGGAATTGTTCCACAAATACGTGTGAAAGAGACATTTATACTCATTACGATAAAACATAAATATTGAATATGTTCTAACACAATTTCCATATAAACAATCAAAATCTGATGAATGCAATTCAAAAATGTGCCTTTTATCACAACGAAATGATGTCTTGGTAAATCTAACACATCAAACGGATATTGTCCAAAAACATTCTGGCAGCTTTACGAAAAGATACATAGCCTACATATTAAAGCCATTAAATACCGGCTATCAAATCAAAACAAGGCCGACTTCAAATGCCGATCGCAAGATTCAAATAACCGGCACATGAATTGACCGGGGCGCAAATGCAAACTATGTCAGATGAATCCTACACATAATAATGCATTGACATGAAAGGCATATAATCAAAGGGATTACTTATCATCAAGGACCTACAGTATTTAAGTCAAACGAAATCGAGTAAACTACGGCAAAAAGTACCAAAGGAAAATCTACACCTTCGCTCATCGGATAGGCATATAGTGGAGCTTCGTGCTGAATGGATGGCGTAAAAAAAAAGCCAAATAAAGAGAATATAATAGATGATATGTAATCGAGTGGTTTTCCAAGTAACAAATCCAAACACCGTTCATGTTTATATTTGATACATTTTCATAAATTATTGTAAGAAAATTGTTATTGAAATCAAAATACTACTCATAGTACAGAGCAAGACGTAAAGCTTCATATGAATTATACTtaaaaaatgtcaaatatatgtcaacaaaCATTCCTCCAAAGGACCCTTCTATGATTAAATGCTGTGAAAATCCCCAAAAtcatgttgtttttttgttctagtTTTGTGAGATATCACCCCAAGGTGAAATTATTTCCATTATTATTTCGCAAGTATTCTTGGATGTTCAAATCGTCTCACATGTAAATTAAAAAATATGACAGACAGTTAGACCTATAGTAACCACGTTACTTCAATGTTATTTTTAAGTTACCTTTGCCAAGCCAAGAGGTCTTTTCCTGTTGTTTGATGGAGTGATAGGCTGCACAGTGCCAAAGTATATTAATGTGTCATTTCTTTCCCAGACATAACCATGCCATAGTGAAAATGATGGCACCCACACCACAATCTCTTCAGCTTGAAACCCTGCAGGTTCGAGCACATCTGGTGAACAATGGACGACTGTAAAGACTTGGTGTGATGTATGAGAATCATAAAGTCTTTTGTCATCTAGTCGCATTGCTGGGATTAATTATTTCTTAAGCATAAATCTCTCTCAGACTGTCATTTTATGTGATTCAAGGGATCTTTTAAAGCAATTATTTGACATTGAGAGGGAACATTCAAAACCTGCAGGACATGACTAGTGCTCGATTTGGAAACATTTTGCAGACATCTAAGGTTCTCTATTTCCCTGACCGGAAGTGGAGACAACTTCACAAAATCATTATCTAAACGTGAGAACTAACTACTGTACAAGGCTTGGTTTGGACTTTGTTTCAAGGTGCATCCTTGTTGGCATATTTCCATTTAAGAAAATCATTCAATAGTTGGTTGTTATATCAGTCACATCCCTAATTCAAATGTGCACGGTAAACATAGTCATTTTTAGCCAGGTCAAACAGACTGACTGATGCATTCACTTTCTGTTTAATTGAAACAGAATGTGAGTTTTCGTGAGATCAGGCTGGGTTCACGGGGCTATGCATTTTTTACATAGCCCCAAAATCGGGCTACCAGTTTTTATTGACTGGACCTTGGGTAGACTACAAGTAATGTTTTGTGTACAAGAGCTGCCTAGAAGTACCTACCCTCTGATAAGCCTGGTAGATGACATCATAGATGAATCCCTGGGGCATCTCACTGGCTCTGTACTTGGTTCTCTCCAGAGAATGGTCCAAGTAGCCCTCCAATGTGGTAGCAATCACTGTGGAAACCAGAGGTCGGATAGCCCCAGCAgcctgcaaaataataaacgGAACAGAATATGTCATTCTTCCTTATTCTTTATGGCAAATACACACATCAATCCATAATGTATCAAATGGTTCCGATGCTATTGTGTCTTGAGGCTTACCACAATTGTTCTAGCCATGGCTGGATAACAACAATAAATACTAGCTAAACAACAGCTTGTGCATACAATGCTTTTTAAACAACATTCCTGAGATCCTATTTTCTTGTGACCATGACGTGATTGAGGATGAAAATCCCCATTGTGCCAAGAACAAGTATGGTCAATGAGGTAGTGGGGACAAAATGACTTGCAAATGGAATGAAAGCAAACATGTGTTATGTGTGTTACACATGTTGTTAAAATCAAAATTAATCTCATGCTCTTCGGAGAAGACTGACATTTAATCACGATCGGGGATACTGGCACGTTAATGAAGACCAGACTGCCGGCTTTGAgagtcagtcactcactcacactcacacacacacacacacaaaatgtcagCCCCAATGTCAAAGAGCTCCTGCTCTCACTTCTCACTTTTGTGACCAGCCTTCAACAATATCATGTCACAGCTAGTAAAATGTAAATATGAATCACCATCTAAACAAATCAGTGTCTTCCTTAGCCACTAATATCAGCCAATGTGGTTTACATTTGTCATGGCTTACAGTAGGTACACATGGCTACAGTTGAGAGCAATGAATCGCTCCGTCTGAGCCTCACTGACTGTGTCGCGGTGGAAGAGATAGAGGACTTTGAATATGTACAAACCCCTTGCTCTTTGGCAGCCATGCAGCCATTGTTATCTTCAGGAGGAAGTCTTCTTCCACAAAGGGACGCACTGCATCATGAATGATGACCACCTTTGGTTTGACGTGGGCCGTACCACCCTCTCACTCACTGAGGGCCCAACCCCATTGAATATAGATCTGTGGCGAGTAGATCCGCCATGTACCACTAGGACATTTCTGTGGTGGAAGCGTGGATAATGTCCATCATCAAATCTAAGCTCTCCTTGGCAACCACCACAACGATGCTTTGGATCCATGGCACTCTGTCAAAGAAACATTATGTCTAGTCATAAGTCAACAGCTTTCGCACTGTGGTTAGAACATATCATTCTTGTTGAGTATATTTGTttcattacttgtgtcatgactTGTTATattaccatacataacacattcggGTGCAATTATTTGCATACATTATTTCAACAGAATTCCAATGAAATGGTCACATTGAAACAAAAATACATGGTAGTATAAAGAACAAGTAGGCTATTTTGGACGTTGTAGAAAGACTCAAAATTGTAATGTGTGACCTGATGGATTCAGTAAAGATCTTTTGAATGGGATAATTTGAGACATTACAAAACCTCACATTTATTCAACGATAACATAAAAAAGCTTGGCACCCCAGTGAAATGGTTTGTTTACATGTGGCCACTGTCTTGTGCAGTGACAAGGTTAAGGGGCAGGACCATAAAACTACAGTATTCCAAACGGGACAGATATGTTTTTGCATGCAAACATTCGACACTTCAAGTGTTACCTCTCGAAAGTTTGAATTGTGTAGCTTATCAGAAGTCTGTTGAGAAACGTGCAGAACTGTTTGGGTGTCAATATCCCCGTTCTTTCTCCACTGCCACCGGCTGGAAGAACCACAGCTACCGGGAAATCGACACTGCAAAGTCCCGCAATGTGCTTGTCCAACCGGGCTTCGCATGTTGAGAAATGCCCTGGATCAACAGGCCTGGCCATGTCGCCCGTTTCCTCTTGCATGCTTCAGGACAATTAATTAATTTGAAGTTAAAATGGACTAACATTGATGTCACGAATATATCCTACCGGTATCCCCGTCTACCGTTTCATTCATTCTTTTATGGGCGGAGTCGCGTAGACTAGTGATTGATTCGATTTGCGCTGTCAAGGAAGCCCCATACGAGCTACACGTCACTGATGTTATCTGTGGGGTCTTTGCTGATGTTCTCAAGATTTCGATATCATCATATCTACTATGTATTTGTGGTTATTTATGACTTTCATGCCTTTTAAAATGTTGAATGCTTGATGCAATTGagcatacatttacattttagtcatttagtagatgctcttatccagagcgatttacaagAGCATTTAGGGTTACGTGTAtttctcaagggcacattgagAGATTTtacacctagtcagctcagggttttgaaccagcaacctttcagttactggcccaacactcttaactgccAGGCTACCCGCCACATATTCATTTATTCAAGATTGCTTGATCTGGTGCAACTGTATAACTAGTGGGATatgataattgtatgtgtaggcCTATACGATACGGGATTACTTCACCTACAGTtgtagtcagaagtttacatacacttaggttggagtcattaaaactcgattTCAACTACTCCAccagttttggaaagtcggttaggacatctactttgtgcatgacacaagtcattgttccaacttataattcactgtatcacatttccagtgggtcagaagtttacatacactaagttgactgtgcatttaaacagcttggaaaattccagaaaatgatgtcatggatttagaagcttctgataggctaattgacataatttgagtcaattggaggtgtacctgtggatgtatttcaaggcctaccttcaaactcagtgcctctttgcttgacatcatgggaaaatcaaaagaaatcagccaagacctcagaaaaaaaattgtatatgtcctcaagtctggttcatccttgggagcaatttccaaacacctgaaggtaccacattcatctctacaaacaatagtacgcaagtataaacatcatggggaCCACGCAGTCAtcttaccgctcaggaaggagacgcgttctgtctcctagagatgaacgcactttggtacgaaaagtgcaaatcaatcccagaacaaagcaaaggaccttgtgaagatgctgaaggaaacaggtacaaaagtatctatatccacagtaaaacgagtcctatatcgacataacctgaaaagctgctcatcaaggaagaagccactgctccaaacccgccataaaaaagccagactacggattgcaactgcacatgggggggacaaagattgtacattttggagaaatgtcctctggtctgatgaaaaaaaatagaactgtttggccataatgaccatcgttatgtttggaggaaaaagagggaggcttgcaagccgaagaataccatcccaactgtgaagcacgggagtggcagcatcatgttgtgggggtgctttgctgcaggagggactagtgcacttcacaaaatagatagcgcCATGAAGAAGAAaagtgatgtggatatattgaagcaacagctcaagacatcagtcacaaagttaaagcttggtcgcaaatgggtcttccaaatggacaatgaccccaagcatacttccaaagttgtggcaaaatggcttcaagACAACAAAGTAAGcatattggaatggccatcacaaagccctgacctcaatgggacgaactgaaaaaAGGtctgcaagcaaggaggcctacaaacctgactcagttaaaccagctctgtcaggaggaatgggccgaaattcacccaatttattgtgggaagcttgtggaaggctacccgaaaacgtttgacccaagtgaaacaatttaaaggcaatgctaccaaatactaattgagtgtatgtaaacttctgacccactgggaatgtgatgaaagatataaaagctggaataaataattctctcaactattattctgacatttcattcttaaaataaagtggtgataatAACTCatctaagacaggacatttttactgggattaaatgtcaggaattgtgaaaaaatgagtttaaatgtatttggctaaggtgtatgtaaacatccgacttcaatgCTTCAACATTGAAATGCCATCTAGTGTTCCATAGAACAATTTGGGGTAGGCCTACATATTTGTAGGTGGTCGACATGCGCTGCCACCCAAGTTATGATTAAAACTAAATTACTATGTGTAAGTAGCCTGCCACAGGACATGGATTTACATCAATGAAACAAGAACTTGAAAATGGCCCCAGGACATAAAATAATTGCAGGGGAACATCAATAAAGTATGCAAAAAAAGAATACTGGGTAATAGTCCATTTTAAAAGTGGTAAATTAGGTCTCTAAAGTAAGAATCAACATACAATAATGGGAAATTTGGGTTAACATGTTTTATTAAAATGAAAGCATGAGCAATGACAGATTTTTGCAAAATATGTGATGCATATTAAAAGGTTTATCAAATGAATAGCAATACAACATATATTACATCATATACATCTTATCGAAAACGTTTATACATATGTTATCATACTTCAGAGGACATGTgatatcatattatatatgtaCACATATTTACATTGTGTTGTGTATTTGTGGTGCTTTTGTGTTGGGAATCCCTTTTCATGCAGAGCTTATTTTATTACATTATATTGGCTGTAAAACTGTTTGTATAATGGAGTTATGAGCAGGTTTACATTGTCATACAAGAACTTAAATGATGCGAGTTATCTTAAAGTTCCAGACAGTTCTATTGGTCATGATGACCCCATTTAGGTTAATTTCATCTTATTAGCTAATGACTCAATGGTGCCCATTGGTCCTCAGATGTAGCAAGCAACCAATGCCATTTGCTTTTACAAAGTCACTTTCAGTGGTCCTCCTCACAACAAGCCAGTCCCAATAAAGAGATAATCCAAGACCACAGTCACAGAGGCATTCTGCAGTCCTGCCTTAGGGCTCTGCTTCATGCCAATTCTCATTTAGCTTGATCTTCCCTAGCCTCCTTTTGGCTTTGGCTTTGTGTTTGTGGAGAAGCTGGGGCCGAGACAAGGCAGGCTCCTCAAACTTCATATGGCTCGACTCGTTGTGTTGCCGGGAGTACCTCTTACACTTGCACGAGGTGACCACGGTGATTTTGTACGTTCTTGTGCTGCCGTCCTGGCACTGCAGCTGGATGCGTTGGGTGCGCGTCTTGTCGTTGACGCAGCGCCAGTCCTGACTGTTCCTCCGGCTCCAAAACTTTCTGCCGTAGCCGCCGCCAATCCAGTTGGGAAGCATCTGAGCGGGGAGGCACTCGCCAGCACATACTAGCTCCTTTATGGGGTTGATGCTTGTGCATTGGCCATCAGAGATGTACTTGGTGGACCTCAGCTCTCTACAGCCAACTTGGCTTCTCTGGTCtgtgaaagagagaaacagaaaaacGATGAGAATCAAACCACTTTGAAGATTAAAAATGTCCTTTTGTGGCCACAAACAATTTGGTTTCACTTTGAATCCTACTGCAGATAACATAAAGGGTTTTCTATCAGAAAACCTTCCAAACACAGCCATCTATTTGGTTCATTTGGAGGTTTTTGGCACAGACTGTAAGCCTATACTGGTTACTGGCTTGTAGGGAGGAAATGGTGCATTGCACTTGCATGAGAGGAAGGGCTTTAGTGTTCTGAGCTATGTCAATGGAGCTGGCTTTCTTGTAGGATTATCAGCGGGCAACTGGTAGGACTATCAGCACTGTTCTGCTCCAGGCTACAGTTCCTCACTCTCCCTGTAATCCAAGCCAGGGCCCCATTCACAGACTGCCATACACCTCTGTGACAATGTGCCCCCTTCTCTATGACAGAGTTTGAtgaatgaagagaggagaggctccctttctctccttcatgCTCGGGGTCCTGAGAGAGCTCAAGTCAAACAGCGCCACAATCACAGACTTCCTGTGTATAGGAACACACCTCCATTCAGTGGCGCTGACACACGATCACTCCCCAAACGCTAGCCTGGCTGCCCTGGGTGACTCATCTCTGCTGCCCTGCTTGGACGCCtgccaggagtgtgtgtgtattgaagaTCATTGTGCCAAGCTTTGCCTGGTCTCACTCAGTGGGGGCATCTGATACTGTCTCCGGAGAGTGTCACTACTTAGCTACTGACCAGAGCTTATCATATGTCATTTTAGCAGTTACATTAAGAATGTAGTATATTCATTTCAAATATAATTTagagaacaccatctcaacaACCTAATTGTAGAACCCTCTATAAACCTGCTTGCGCTGGAAAAAATATGTCTATGCACTTgtcttgagaaaaaaaaaaagaaagtcaatCAGTTAAAAACAAAGCACAATTTCTCAATGTTTTGAGAAAGAATACTGAACAATACTCACCAACTCTATCGTTCCCAGCAGTATTTCCCGCGCCTCTCCCGCCGTTTCTTGCCCGATTTAAAGAGACATTGCTCCGGGCATCCTGCACAGGAGTATCCACGTGCGAGTATAGGATCTCCGTAGCATCATTATTGAACGCCTGGCAACTCCTCACAAGAATAGAAAACAAGAATACAAGGTGGCACGACTTGCATGCGCTCAAGTGCATATTTGCTTCTGGGGATTTAGGGAATAAGCAGATCCCGTGTCAGGTAAATTGATTCTGTGCCTCTGATGTCTGCGGCAGAGATACTACGTTCTGAGCTTGTTTTATATAGGCCTGCCCGAGTCTAGTTTTGGCAACCGCTCAGGTGCACATCATGGGATCTCTTGACTGAAGGCTGGGCGTAACTGGATAACCACGCCCATGTGTCTGTGCGCTAGAGAGCCAGTGCGTCTAAAACATCTGGAGTgatcctgtccctgtctctccaaTTGATGGGATTTGGTGCTATTGCGTAATTTATGCTTCTTAAGATCGCAATCTATTCATCACATTTTTAATCTATTCAAAATAATAGAAGAACCCTCCACTTTTGGTCTCTGCAGTAATGTGTTCTTCTTCTGttaaatgttttttatatatatttatatatatattccctCATTTAATCATCTTCCATGTTCTGACATGCAATCTCACCTATTCTTCTTAATTCAAAAATGAAAGCTGATACGGTCTGTGTAATTTGCTTTCGGTCTCTGTCATTCTCTTCCTCTCGACCTCTCAATCCCTTGTCATTTTTATACCTAATGATTGGAGTGCCTAGACTAACTGGAGTCTTTGTGTGTGCGCAACTCATGGCAAGGAGAGATATAATTACTTCTGTGGGAGCATTCACTTCAGCCTTGTCTTCCAGATTTGAAAAGAAGTGTCACACATAGACACTAATTGTTGCTTATGTGAATGAAATCTGATACACTTTTGTTCAGTGTCATTATCATATGAACCTTAAATATAGGGCCCTCCTTCCTCCTGTGCAGAATACCACAAAGCATTGAAAACAAAGCAGATGACTGTATCTTGTGATATAATATCTGCCTGAATACATGTAAAGGTGAAGCCATAATAAATTGTTTGTACTATTGTTGATTTTGTAACTAACGACCTTGTCTCTTTTTTACTTTAATGCAAGGCATATTTCACTAAAAAGTTATTTCACCTACCTCACTTCCGCCACAAAATAAAGACAATCAAACCATTTTATCCCAGGAGACTAGTAATACATGGATGGCTTTCCCGTCTACAGTCCTTTAGGTGATGGGGTGAATGGTGCAGAAGTTCATACGATATACCACTGTCATGTTTCTCCTATCTAAAGGAGCAGAAAGCTGAGACAGCACCGTCTGTAGGTGTCCAGACCATGGAGACGTTGACATATAGGAGCAGATCAGGTGACAGAATCCTGTGGGAAGTAAAAGGACAGGTACACAATCCCACACACATTCCTGCACGCacaaatatgcacacacacacagtgagttaTTAACATATCGACAAGCAACATGACAGGAGTGTGTATTGGCAGGAAGGGACCCTCATGTGGTaatatgagggggggggggggggggggactagagAGGGACAACATGGGAACAAAGCCAAGAGAAAAAGTTCATGGGTGTGTAGAATTCACTATGAATCCCCAAGGAAGCCCACTGTATAAATGCAGACAATGGATTTGTGTCTTATCCTAGAGAGAGCTGTTCCCTGTTTGCCTTTAGCCACCAGATTCAAGGTACTGATTTCATTTTACCAATTGTATACTATAATTGATATGAATTATTATGTCAAAATTGTGAAATGTCCCAGTTTACTGTGAAGTATAGAATTGTGAACTTGGGCTACAATTCAGTAATAGGCCCACGATAATGTAATGAAATAAGTGCATGCAATTCAGGGAAACCTTTGTCACCCTGCAGTCAATACACTAGGTAGAGATAGTATGCCATCTACTGACCAGTCGTTGCCATTGTTGAAGGAACTCAATTGCAGCACGAGTAATAATGTCATATCATGAacgttaaaataataataataataaataaaacaatatcatGATTGTTATCATTTAGCCTCACAttacacccccaccccccccaaaaaaaaaacatttcagaaaCCTGTGCAATCTGAAGATGAGGCAAGAGAACAGAATTCTTTATTATGATAAAGAATATAAAACAGGGGTTTCCTGGCTCCAGGTAGATCTAGTAGGGTGGTTGGTATGGTTTGTCTTTCATGGGTGATAGACATGTCTGAATCACTATACTTCATTTATTTTACCTAAAAGATTGATCAAGTATTTTGAAGCTGTAATGATATTTAGAATTTCACTGCATTCCTACAGGGGCTTCATGATGCTCTCCAGAAGTATGGAATCATGAGGGACATTGATGTCTGTCAACTTTACCTTGCCAAAAAGTAGTCTTGTCATAACTTCTATGGAATCTATAACTTAAGTATTTCAAATGAGGCCCTATTCCTTGCAAGGCTGTGGACGTGATGTGAcctgtaaaaaataatttgttggAAAATACCAATCATATCAGTATATGCCAGTATTATGTTATATAAAATGCACAGAATGCAAATGAACAAACTTTTATTATAGAGGACTTGTCAATATTCCAGACTTTTCAAGATTCTCCATGCTGAGATACTTAACAAGGTACTGTAGCCAACATCACAAACAGATAATGATACTGCATACAGTTATTTTAAATGTGGGAATGTGTGACAATCAAACACTAGGCATGTCATATCAGAATAGCCA
The genomic region above belongs to Oncorhynchus mykiss isolate Arlee chromosome 3, USDA_OmykA_1.1, whole genome shotgun sequence and contains:
- the LOC110516015 gene encoding sclerostin domain-containing protein 1-like, producing MHLSACKSCHLVFLFSILVRSCQAFNNDATEILYSHVDTPVQDARSNVSLNRARNGGRGAGNTAGNDRVDQRSQVGCRELRSTKYISDGQCTSINPIKELVCAGECLPAQMLPNWIGGGYGRKFWSRRNSQDWRCVNDKTRTQRIQLQCQDGSTRTYKITVVTSCKCKRYSRQHNESSHMKFEEPALSRPQLLHKHKAKAKRRLGKIKLNENWHEAEP